The genomic window TATCCCATAATGGTTGATCCAGAGCCCGGCTCAACATTCACTCCAGTTCCTTCTATAGCATGCGAAAATGTATGGTTTGCTCCTAATTGATGCCCCAACTCGTGAGCAACATAGTCAATATCAAAATTATCCCCCATTGGAATACCATCTGCTGGTGATGTGTAGCCAGATCCTTTTCCTTTAGGAACTGATGAAGTAGGATCTATACATACACAGCCAATACATCCTGCATTACCGCCACCTCCAGAAGCTCCGAAAAGATGTCCTATATCGTAATTGCCATTTCCTACATTTGCAGTAAGTGTTTGCTGAAGTTCTAAATTCCAAGCTCCTGCCGCTCCAGTAACAGCTGCTGAATATGGATGTGTTAAATTTCTGAACTTTACCTTCCAATATTGAAACTGATACTACAACCGGTTTCGCATTCGCTCCCACCGTGCCGACCAAAAAAAACCTCAAGCTATTTGCTTGAGGTTTTAAATACATAAGATTATTCTTATTTCTTTATAAACTTAATACTTTCATTAAGATTATTATCTTTAATTGTAATAATGTAAGTTCCTTTTACTAATTCGGCAACTCTTACTTGATTATTTTTAATGTCTCCAGCTTTTACCAATTGTCCTACTGCATTATGAATCTCAAATTTAGCTTTTTCCGAAACTTTAGTAATATTTAAAATGTCTGTTGCCGGGTTAGGATATACCCCAAAATTTTGAATCTTTACTTCTCCAGTTCCTAATACCAAAACATTTACAGCTCTTGTCTGAGTAGTTGTATATGGACTACCTTGGAAAACTATATTATCCGATGAATCTTTAAGATTATAATAACCACCAGTATCATATATTCCGTCACCATAACTATCATTAATAGTAAATGTATAACATCCCGGAGTTAAATTCCATGTTGAAGTATTAATAGCAGGAAGAGGCCCAGTCGTAGGAGTATCCGTGTAAGGTCCACCATTATAAACAACTGTTCCTGAGCTATTTTTCAAATCCCATGTAATTTCTGTCCCATAATAATCTCTTTGCAAATTAAAAGTATAAGTACCTTGATTAGTATTTACCGCACCTGATCCAACAAAATAAGTTGTAAATGAATTATTTGTAGTTCTTTGATCAGTTACTCCATTCACAGTGGTTAGAGTTACAGTCATTGTTCCTGTTGGCATAGTCCCTGGAACTGCTAAATCTATTATCGCATAACGATTTGGTGCTAAATTCCCAGACCAAGTATAAGTTTGAGTATTTGTTCCTACCCCATAAGTAATTACTGCCGAAGTCATATTACTTGTTCCTCTATTATATAAAGAAATTCGAGTTGTCGTTGCAGCTGTCCCTCCACAAGTTGAATTCGCAACAGTACAATTATTTTCAAATTTCACTTCTCCATCATTTGCAAAAAGAGGAATTGCAATATCTGCAATTGAAGTTTTTAATTCCAAACGTCTTGGAGAATTATTCATTACTGCAGTAATTCTATCCTTTTGATTAATTGTAAAAATATTCATACATGTATCATTGGTATAATCCATATAGTTTTGAACCATTTCATAAATACTTGAACTAGTACAACTTGCAATAGTTGTATTACAATTATAGTTAGCAGTGTGTGCAGTAGGAGTATCTGCGCAATAATCATCACCACATGTAGCATCCCCCCAAATATGTCTAAGTCCTAAAAAGTGACCAACTTCATGTGTCATCGTTCTTCCTTTATCGTAAGGAGCATTTAACAAGAAGGTCCCATCATTGTAATCAGAGCTTCCGAAAGTAGAATAATTCGCCACTACACCATCTGTAGTAGCAAGACCACCATTAGCATTTAGCCCACCCAATCCAGAATTTGAAGGAAACTGTGCATATCCAAGCAAAGAAGAGCTAGTACCCCCAAATTTCACACTCCACATATTCATATATTTTGTTGGATCCCAGATCGTTTTTGGTTTAACATAAGCGTTAACTCCTCCTTGTGTCCAAGCTGTATAACACATATTAACCCTATTAATCCCATTGGTAGGATTTCCGTTAGGATCTACCTTAGCTAAAGCAAATTGAATCATTATATCTGCACCAACAGGATTTGTATTATATCCTGGAGTACCCGCCGCTTTTCTGTAATCATTATTCATTACAGTAATTTGTGACTGTACTTGTGCATCTGTAATATTGGGAGCTACTCCATAAGCTTCACCAGCATGAATAACGTGTACAACAACTGGTATTGTAATAATTCCGCCATTTTGAGATTTATTAGCTCTGGAGTTTTCAATTAATGGTTTTATCCAATTCTCGAACTGAGCCTCAGTCATTCTATCAGGATATTTCCCTTGAAGATACTTTTCATATTCAGTGGAAGCACATCTAATAACACCATTCATTTCTTTTAATTCATCAACGGTATATGCTTTTCCGAAAATTAAATTGTCATCTACATTTTTCTGCTTCTGTCCCCACACTACTTGAGATAAGGAAAGTGACAAAAAAAAGATAACCTTAGAAAGAGTAAAATTTTTCATTGTTTACAAAAATTAATTTGGAGCAAAGATAAATTTTTTAATATAAAATTGGCATAAAAAAAACATATTTAACGAAAATAAATCATTTAAATACTTCATATTTTAGAGACATACAAACAACAACCCTCTATTAATTAACTAATCTTGATAAACTTTTAGCTTTAATTATTGTTTTCTTTACATAAATGAATATTTCTCAGAATAAACAATATCCAACACAACTCATTTGCAAGCATGTTTTAAAATATTTACTATTTTTACATGATATAATATAAAGATGAAAAAGCACATACTTTTAATTCTATTGAATCTTTGTTTTTTTAATTTTAATTGCACCTCTCAGCAGAAGCAAGAAAAAAATACCAATAATCTGGAACAAACAAAAAAACAAAAACTTGAAAAAATAGAACTCAGAGAGCAAACAAGAGGTACCAATAAAAGCTTTACATTAAGTTCAGAAGCTTTAACCGTCTCTTTAAATGAAAACATCACCAATTCGAAAATAACATTATCAGAATGGGAAAATGTTGAGAAAGAGGTAAATCACATTGATCTTTCCAAAATTTCATCGTTTGCAGCCCCAACTACGGGACATTATTCGGATCAAGCATTAGCATCTACTATACTTATTACTTCAAATGGGAGTACTTATCAATCTTCTAGTTTTGATTCTGGTAATCCTCCAAAAGAGTTGGCATCTCTCTATAAAATATTACAACAGGTTATTCAAAGCAAAAAGACAACTCAATAGTTGTCTTTTATTATTTCAAAATATTATTTTTTTCTACTAAAACTTATACGCAATATTCCAGGCGAATCCCATGGTAAATTTGCCTGAACTTCTACCAAAACCGGGAACAATCATCGGCTGAATATCATCCTGCTTTGTAGTGTACAGTAAATATTTGGGTTGCAGATTTACATCTATATAAAAATTGGATTCAAACAGCTGAACTCTTCCTCCCAAAGATCCCTCAATCCAGTAAGAAGATTGTGTAGACGAAGGAAATGCTACTGAAGCACTGCTTCCTCCATATCCGCGAACCGGAATAGCCATATATTCCTGCTTATAAAATGCTCCGGCTAATTTTCCACCACCATAAAAACCATTAAATTCATTCTCCGGATCTTTTGCCAGCATATAAAAACTTCCCAACCTTAGAAACGCTCCGTCTGCTTTAGCATCGTAACCATTCTTTTGATATACGTTTGATTCAAAGCCCGCATCGATTACTCCATGAACATTATCTTTAATTCTTGAAGATATGAAACCCTGATACAGTTTTCTATCCGAAAAAAAAGAAGCTCCTGTATTGAGCAGATCAAAACCTACCATAAAGTTGGGTTGATAATGCCATTTCTCTTTCTCCTTTTGATCTTCTTTCTTTTCCTGAGCAAAGACTGCAAAATATAAAAGACTAAAAATTAAGGTATAAATTAGTTTTCTCTTCATTTTCGATAAAATTTTGCCCGGGTTCTACACTTACAACAGTAGTCGGTAATAATAATTGCGATTGCAGGTTTTCGTAGTTTCTTTTCATTCCGCAACCCGGAGAAACATAAATGGATTTGGTCATATAATTTACCCTCACCTTTGATGAATCCGCAGTAGTCGTGGTTTTTATAAACAGATCCGTATAAGGGGATTCATCTACACGCAAAGGA from Chryseobacterium camelliae includes these protein-coding regions:
- a CDS encoding M43 family zinc metalloprotease is translated as MKNFTLSKVIFFLSLSLSQVVWGQKQKNVDDNLIFGKAYTVDELKEMNGVIRCASTEYEKYLQGKYPDRMTEAQFENWIKPLIENSRANKSQNGGIITIPVVVHVIHAGEAYGVAPNITDAQVQSQITVMNNDYRKAAGTPGYNTNPVGADIMIQFALAKVDPNGNPTNGINRVNMCYTAWTQGGVNAYVKPKTIWDPTKYMNMWSVKFGGTSSSLLGYAQFPSNSGLGGLNANGGLATTDGVVANYSTFGSSDYNDGTFLLNAPYDKGRTMTHEVGHFLGLRHIWGDATCGDDYCADTPTAHTANYNCNTTIASCTSSSIYEMVQNYMDYTNDTCMNIFTINQKDRITAVMNNSPRRLELKTSIADIAIPLFANDGEVKFENNCTVANSTCGGTAATTTRISLYNRGTSNMTSAVITYGVGTNTQTYTWSGNLAPNRYAIIDLAVPGTMPTGTMTVTLTTVNGVTDQRTTNNSFTTYFVGSGAVNTNQGTYTFNLQRDYYGTEITWDLKNSSGTVVYNGGPYTDTPTTGPLPAINTSTWNLTPGCYTFTINDSYGDGIYDTGGYYNLKDSSDNIVFQGSPYTTTQTRAVNVLVLGTGEVKIQNFGVYPNPATDILNITKVSEKAKFEIHNAVGQLVKAGDIKNNQVRVAELVKGTYIITIKDNNLNESIKFIKK
- a CDS encoding DUF6048 family protein, with the translated sequence MKRKLIYTLIFSLLYFAVFAQEKKEDQKEKEKWHYQPNFMVGFDLLNTGASFFSDRKLYQGFISSRIKDNVHGVIDAGFESNVYQKNGYDAKADGAFLRLGSFYMLAKDPENEFNGFYGGGKLAGAFYKQEYMAIPVRGYGGSSASVAFPSSTQSSYWIEGSLGGRVQLFESNFYIDVNLQPKYLLYTTKQDDIQPMIVPGFGRSSGKFTMGFAWNIAYKF
- a CDS encoding DUF6452 family protein — translated: MKYLTIIILLCSLGMLTSCGGDDDICESGEGTPRMKIMFKKAGKQARLDSIKVFVDYGSNIVDFGWQRNVDSVFVPLRVDESPYTDLFIKTTTTADSSKVRVNYMTKSIYVSPGCGMKRNYENLQSQLLLPTTVVSVEPGQNFIENEEKTNLYLNF